A stretch of the Actinotalea sp. JY-7876 genome encodes the following:
- a CDS encoding (2Fe-2S)-binding protein, whose product MRVNGVSVDPAATAAALGLGVDDLPGARLLDVLRDGLGLTGAKEGCGMGECGSCTVLVDGRAVCSCLVLQGQVADADVETVEGLADRGGADLQEAFVRRQAVQCGYCIPGVLMSCAALLDRSPDPSDDEIRAALDGNLCRCTGYNRFHDVLHDVARGRCGGAS is encoded by the coding sequence GTGCGCGTCAACGGAGTGAGCGTCGACCCGGCCGCGACCGCGGCGGCCCTCGGCCTCGGCGTCGACGACCTGCCCGGCGCCCGTCTGCTCGACGTCCTACGGGACGGGCTCGGCCTGACCGGCGCCAAGGAGGGCTGCGGCATGGGGGAGTGCGGCAGCTGCACCGTGCTCGTCGACGGTCGCGCCGTCTGCTCGTGCCTGGTCCTGCAGGGACAGGTCGCCGACGCCGATGTCGAGACGGTCGAGGGACTCGCGGACCGCGGTGGCGCGGACCTGCAGGAGGCCTTCGTGCGCCGACAGGCCGTCCAGTGCGGCTACTGCATCCCCGGCGTCCTGATGTCGTGCGCCGCGCTGCTCGACCGGTCGCCGGACCCCTCCGACGACGAGATCCGCGCCGCCCTGGACGGGAACCTGTGCCGCTGCACGGGGTACAACCGCTTCCACGACGTCCTGCACGACGTCGCTCGGGGTCGCTGCGGGGGTGCCTCGTGA